From one Halothece sp. PCC 7418 genomic stretch:
- a CDS encoding pesticin C-terminus-like muramidase, with protein sequence MGITENRARVAAGLDPLFTDRELPVVLAANNGVTWDIDGNGEVSALTDGILVIRFLAGFTGEALISGAVATEGATRTEAEAILSYLESAENLLDVDGNGTTAALSDGILAIRAFAGFTGEALIEGAIGDGATRTDDSAITAHIESFLPSAEDTTSPEVTADQVLSFQENLEQGSPIATVEASDNREVVGFAITGGNEDGFFTIDENGVLSLTATGVTSPANDFETSPNTFSLEITAEDAAGNVSTAETVTVQVNDDTADNIEPVQISPTNGEEMVALTRETIVRFGQEIDPATINEESIFLIANGEEIPGRIQVSSTNEFATFFYDDPLPASTEVRAVVDGDEITLTDGTALDADGDGTPGGRETADFTTLPVTPIAGTDVFGYVFDSYNQNPDGSNIPLQGVNIRLDALDIEATTDETGFFRLEDVPAPEFFAYIDGSEAVPVANEGVEIQSTQYASLGKPFHSVPGEEVQLSMEGEVMDIFLPQMAVEDQVELSPDQDTDVSFGETSLQLLQQTVPDADPEMLAQTTVTFPAGSAQDDEGNLATRAQIVPVAPDRIPGSLPPGQDPELVISVQAGGENGFNREAQGGATNFDVPAPVEFPNMEGLEPGETSLLWSFNHDAGEWEVNGTMTVSEDGQTIVSDEGVGIQAPGWHFTNPGSPVGPGNPTGGDGSGDGNGDGSGDGSGDGSGDGSGDGNGDGSGDGSGDGNGDGSGDGSGDGDGGNDPAEEQIDIDFISNEEGGQQTEGYIPDAPGNMSGVTIGTGVDLGGLDIDELDIPDNLKDKLRPYEGKQGEEAEEFLNENPLSINEQEADTLDRAVKDEIFSDLQRRYNQNSDIPFNQLPPEAQTVIADVATQYGPNLENRTPNFWNEVTEQRWEDAINNLRDFGDDFPSRRNREADLLEDALAQGNIDQNSGGDGGGQIVAPTQGSSANGQSEPLQQENNQLVRANSINTSRTESLLNSSTTTVTLANQTTLVPQGEKTHYFAIFNLDRDTIEIRGKSETGVALESPVVLAPNTNYRVFVLQADTQWHGYHDFTTLDSGVGVGLTDIRIGPKVFIDSDEDGLSNTAEFILGTNAGQKSTSNDGISDGAKFEQGLDLFGGQGFPTGIISTLPLQGEAQEIVVEGSTENARDQFAYLATGSHGLAIVDVSQFDNPIVFGQLDLPGNATDIDVDADLQLAAVATNDGGLQIVDVSDPMLPVLTRTAEINTNQTNRVEVVEGIAYAAVDNQLQAIDLLTGDLLETITLQGSQITGIAQEGSFLYTMSDNNTLQAVDISNEIPVARGNISLDNGGGQLFVGNGIAYATASSFFRGGFSTVDVSDPENLTLISGSDVASPNIAPQEAIIANGSGQGILIGTAGDNAFDLIDLSDPANTDTFSTLLTRFSLSAAPQDVAVGSGIAFVATNSGLEVVNYLPFDAQGQAPNVTISTPADIDADTEGIQALEGATIPINTDVTDDVQVRNVQLLVDGEVVSNDVSFPFDFSTIAPSITPDVNSTEIQVRATDTGGNSTLSNPLTINLVEDTFAPEVVDTTPAEGGRRRIINSIAVRFNEGIDTDLLDLNGITLTNLGEDGTLGTEDDAVVPLTDLRTRNLDRTVVVTPNEEEFTPNDYQLSIDANIISDRAGNALASPFSFNFTKRPLQIDLSLTETVAETLFPGENEIFTFEGTSGQRLYYDGLTTVDGIRSTLFSPTGAELFDINTERDRDPFSLIESGTYRLIVDGGFDNANGDFSFQLSSLDAIPTLELDTTITGALNPLESQVFQFSGIAGQRLYLDNIETDDRSGGNWRVYNQANQVINSDSIGDDFEITLPTDGNFILVVESSSSDPLNYSFQVVSAETTTTELTLGETVTDSIAEPGEINIYTFEGTPGQQLYFDGLDQESNIYAELLSPSGNRIFGEWTNRDETPVTLTESGTYQLMIDPSGETTGDYNFNLFDIGASTELTFDTAITGTIDPGLESQVFQFAGTEGQQLYFDSLADVSGADWLLYNPGNDYLFWRSLGSDQEVTLPSDGLYSLILDGTSSDSTTNYNFQVTTPETTTTELTLNTPVANSISESGETDIYTFTGTAGQQLYFDGLDESSDIYVELLTPSGNRLFWEWTDQDGNPVTLIESGTYQLMIDPSGETTGDYNFNLFDIGASTELTFDTAITGTIDPGLESQVFQFTGTEGQQLYFDSLADVSGGRWLLYDPANQNLFNVGLSSDREVTLPSDGNYSLILDGSTPNGTINYNFEVTTLETVTTALTLGEAISSEISQAGEADIFTFTGSTGQRLYFDGLSSDNNLDIELFSPSGDRLLNVDTDRDRAPFSLVESGTYEVVINPSGNTTGNYNFRLTDITTATDLTFGTAVSDTLDPGKETDLYKFTGSEGQRLDFDNLGSGSSANWRLYDPANQIVFSRSLNSDQNNVLLPGDGTYVLEIDGEAPDSTINYNFQVNDVSDAAVTPSGFGTAQTGTLEAGNTQTFTFDAPAGLQVFFDDLGTPDDLRFDLDHPDGSRVFSSESSDRETFTLTQSGTYTLTVRGEDETSTGDFNFQFLNLAADSTELTFNTPTTETLAAATTKIFRFDGTAGQQLNFDSRSNTDFDVDVKLWSPSDQRLVRETSGDLDTEPFTLTETGTHFLVIDHQEDVANDYSFTLFDIATTTALTFDTPINGTLDPGLEKQIFQFTGTEGQRLYFDSLNSATGGRWFLYNSANQVILNGRLDSDGEVTLPTDGGYYLGLDGRTADSTVDYNFQVVTPETTTTELTLGTPISSSIADSGEIDRYTFTGSAGQRLYFDGLDSDSNLNAELFTPSSDRRLSIDTDRDGTPFTLIENGTYELIIDPNGATTGDYNFNLFDLGAATELEFDTPITGTLDPGIESQVFQFTGTEGQRLYFDSLNTATGGRWRLYDPANQEILDRRLDSDQEVTLPSDGNYSLILDGSNNESTVNYNFEVVTPETTTTELTLGTPISSSIADSGDIDRYTFTGSAGQRLVFDGLDSDSNLFAELFTPSSDRPLSLDTDRDGTPFTLIENGTYELIIDPNGATTGDYNFNLFDLGAATELEFDTPITGTLDPGIESQVFQFTGTEGQRLYFDSLNTATGGRWRLYDPANQEILDRRLDSDQEVTLPSDGNYSLILDGSSSDTTVNYNFQVVTPETTTTELTLGTPTSGSITNSGEIDKFTFTGAAGQKLFFDGLDSDSNLFAELFSPSGDRRFSEFTDRNENPFSLLEKGTYELIIDPNGATTGDYNFNLFDLDAATELEFETEISGTLDPGMESQVFQFTGTEGQELTFDSLSSGSNGTWQVYSPANESISFSNSLNRDFDVELPGDGIYFLVLEGFATSGTINYQFQVSSDEATESLQASVFSSPSSNSLIAATPQNLDAIIPDRDSITSNGINTSDLSEDDFLFT encoded by the coding sequence ATGGGAATTACAGAAAATAGGGCGCGTGTGGCAGCAGGTCTGGATCCGTTATTTACGGATCGTGAGTTACCAGTAGTTTTGGCAGCAAATAATGGAGTTACGTGGGATATCGATGGCAATGGTGAAGTTTCAGCACTCACCGATGGTATCTTGGTGATTCGGTTTCTGGCAGGGTTTACTGGGGAAGCCCTAATTAGCGGAGCAGTAGCAACAGAAGGAGCAACCCGTACCGAAGCAGAAGCGATTTTGAGCTATCTGGAGTCTGCGGAGAATCTCCTCGATGTAGATGGGAATGGCACAACAGCCGCTCTGAGCGACGGAATTCTCGCCATTCGCGCCTTTGCTGGTTTTACAGGTGAGGCGTTAATTGAGGGCGCAATTGGGGATGGTGCGACTCGGACTGATGACAGCGCGATTACTGCTCATATCGAGAGTTTTCTCCCGTCTGCTGAAGATACCACCTCACCAGAGGTTACAGCAGACCAAGTTTTATCCTTCCAGGAAAATTTAGAACAAGGAAGTCCTATTGCCACGGTAGAAGCCAGTGATAATCGAGAAGTGGTAGGCTTTGCTATTACCGGGGGGAATGAGGATGGCTTTTTTACCATTGATGAGAATGGGGTTCTTAGTTTAACCGCAACTGGGGTCACCAGCCCCGCCAATGATTTTGAGACCTCCCCCAATACCTTCTCTCTAGAGATTACTGCAGAAGATGCAGCCGGGAATGTTTCCACAGCAGAAACCGTGACGGTTCAAGTCAATGATGACACGGCTGACAACATCGAACCTGTACAAATTTCTCCTACCAATGGGGAAGAAATGGTTGCGTTAACTCGTGAAACCATTGTTCGGTTTGGACAAGAGATTGATCCTGCGACTATCAATGAAGAGAGTATCTTTTTAATTGCCAACGGTGAGGAAATTCCGGGACGGATTCAGGTTTCCAGCACCAATGAATTTGCTACCTTCTTCTATGATGACCCCTTACCTGCCTCTACAGAAGTGCGTGCGGTCGTGGATGGTGATGAGATTACCCTTACCGATGGCACAGCTTTAGATGCCGATGGGGATGGCACCCCTGGGGGGAGAGAAACGGCTGATTTCACCACCTTACCCGTTACGCCCATTGCTGGCACCGATGTCTTTGGCTATGTGTTTGACTCCTACAATCAGAATCCCGATGGGTCAAACATTCCTCTGCAAGGGGTCAATATTCGTCTCGATGCCTTGGATATTGAAGCCACAACCGATGAAACCGGGTTCTTCCGTTTAGAAGATGTGCCAGCACCAGAGTTCTTTGCCTATATTGATGGTTCGGAAGCAGTACCCGTTGCTAATGAAGGAGTGGAAATCCAATCTACGCAGTATGCCAGTTTAGGGAAGCCGTTTCATAGTGTTCCTGGAGAAGAAGTCCAGTTGTCGATGGAGGGGGAAGTGATGGATATCTTCCTCCCGCAGATGGCGGTGGAGGATCAGGTGGAACTTTCACCCGATCAGGATACAGACGTCAGTTTTGGAGAGACTTCATTACAATTATTACAACAAACAGTTCCTGATGCTGACCCCGAAATGTTGGCGCAGACAACCGTAACCTTTCCTGCAGGGTCAGCACAAGATGATGAGGGGAATTTGGCAACACGGGCGCAAATTGTTCCCGTTGCCCCTGACCGTATCCCAGGTTCGTTACCCCCAGGACAAGACCCAGAGTTAGTGATTTCGGTGCAAGCGGGGGGCGAGAATGGCTTTAACCGCGAGGCACAAGGGGGAGCGACCAATTTTGATGTCCCTGCGCCAGTAGAATTTCCCAATATGGAAGGATTGGAACCGGGCGAAACGAGTCTGCTGTGGTCGTTTAATCATGATGCTGGGGAGTGGGAAGTTAATGGCACGATGACTGTCAGTGAGGATGGTCAAACGATTGTTTCCGATGAAGGAGTTGGGATACAAGCTCCTGGCTGGCATTTTACGAATCCTGGCTCTCCAGTAGGACCAGGTAATCCTACAGGAGGGGATGGCAGTGGCGATGGCAATGGCGATGGCAGTGGCGATGGCAGTGGCGATGGCAGTGGCGATGGCAGTGGCGATGGCAATGGCGATGGCAGTGGCGATGGCAGTGGCGATGGCAATGGCGATGGCAGTGGCGATGGCAGTGGCGATGGCGATGGTGGAAATGATCCTGCAGAAGAGCAAATTGATATTGATTTCATTAGTAACGAGGAAGGTGGACAACAAACAGAGGGATATATTCCAGATGCTCCGGGAAATATGAGTGGGGTTACAATAGGAACTGGTGTTGATCTGGGTGGATTAGATATTGATGAACTGGATATTCCAGATAATTTGAAGGATAAACTAAGACCATATGAAGGTAAACAAGGTGAAGAAGCAGAAGAATTTCTGAATGAAAATCCTCTGTCTATCAACGAACAAGAAGCTGATACTTTAGATAGAGCAGTAAAAGATGAAATTTTTTCAGATCTACAGAGACGTTACAATCAAAACTCAGACATACCTTTTAATCAACTTCCTCCAGAAGCACAGACAGTAATTGCAGATGTAGCGACTCAGTATGGTCCAAATCTAGAAAATAGAACACCTAACTTCTGGAATGAAGTAACAGAGCAACGCTGGGAAGATGCAATTAATAACCTTCGAGATTTTGGAGATGACTTTCCTAGTAGAAGAAATAGAGAAGCGGATCTTTTGGAAGATGCTCTTGCTCAGGGAAATATAGATCAAAATAGCGGTGGAGACGGCGGTGGTCAGATTGTGGCTCCAACTCAAGGCTCCTCTGCTAACGGTCAATCAGAGCCTCTTCAGCAAGAAAACAATCAGTTAGTGAGGGCTAACTCAATTAATACATCACGAACAGAATCATTGCTTAATTCTTCTACAACTACCGTTACTTTAGCCAATCAAACTACATTAGTTCCTCAAGGGGAAAAAACTCATTACTTTGCTATCTTCAATCTTGATCGTGACACTATTGAGATTAGAGGTAAATCAGAAACTGGAGTGGCTCTTGAAAGTCCAGTTGTGCTTGCTCCAAACACTAACTACAGAGTTTTTGTACTTCAAGCAGATACTCAGTGGCATGGTTATCATGACTTTACGACTTTAGACAGTGGTGTTGGTGTGGGTTTGACCGATATCAGAATAGGTCCCAAGGTTTTTATTGATTCAGATGAGGATGGTCTTTCAAATACCGCTGAATTTATCCTTGGAACTAATGCTGGTCAAAAAAGTACCAGTAATGATGGGATAAGCGATGGAGCTAAATTTGAACAAGGACTCGATCTCTTTGGCGGTCAAGGTTTTCCCACAGGGATTATCTCTACTCTTCCTTTGCAGGGAGAAGCCCAAGAAATTGTTGTGGAAGGTTCAACTGAAAATGCCCGTGACCAGTTTGCTTACCTGGCAACGGGGTCTCATGGACTTGCTATTGTTGATGTTTCCCAGTTTGATAATCCCATTGTTTTCGGTCAGCTAGATTTACCTGGAAATGCTACTGACATTGATGTTGATGCTGACCTACAACTGGCTGCTGTCGCAACCAATGACGGTGGGTTGCAGATTGTCGATGTGTCTGACCCCATGCTTCCAGTTCTTACAAGAACAGCGGAAATTAATACTAATCAAACTAATCGAGTGGAAGTGGTTGAGGGCATTGCTTATGCTGCTGTGGATAACCAACTGCAAGCGATTGACTTGTTAACTGGGGATTTATTAGAGACCATTACGCTACAAGGCAGTCAGATTACAGGCATTGCTCAAGAGGGGTCATTCCTCTACACCATGAGTGATAACAATACTCTGCAAGCAGTGGATATTTCTAACGAGATTCCTGTGGCACGGGGAAACATTAGCTTAGACAATGGTGGCGGTCAGCTTTTTGTGGGCAATGGCATTGCCTATGCTACTGCTAGCAGTTTCTTCCGAGGGGGCTTCTCGACCGTTGATGTATCTGACCCTGAAAACCTAACTCTGATTAGCGGTTCTGATGTTGCTTCTCCGAATATTGCCCCGCAAGAGGCAATTATCGCTAATGGCTCTGGGCAAGGGATTCTCATTGGAACAGCTGGGGATAATGCGTTCGATTTAATTGACTTGAGTGACCCTGCTAATACTGATACTTTCTCGACTCTATTGACTCGTTTTAGTTTATCTGCTGCACCGCAAGATGTTGCTGTTGGTTCAGGAATTGCGTTTGTTGCCACGAACTCGGGATTAGAAGTGGTTAACTACTTACCGTTTGATGCTCAAGGTCAAGCTCCTAATGTTACGATTAGCACGCCTGCTGACATTGACGCTGATACTGAGGGCATTCAAGCTCTGGAAGGGGCAACCATTCCGATTAACACCGATGTTACTGATGATGTGCAAGTGCGGAATGTGCAACTTTTAGTCGATGGAGAAGTGGTGAGCAATGATGTGTCTTTTCCCTTCGATTTCAGCACAATTGCCCCTTCAATTACGCCTGATGTCAATTCTACTGAAATTCAAGTCCGCGCAACAGATACAGGGGGCAATAGCACCCTTTCTAATCCGCTAACGATTAACTTGGTAGAAGATACTTTTGCCCCAGAAGTTGTTGATACCACGCCAGCAGAAGGAGGACGACGACGGATTATTAATTCCATTGCGGTTCGATTCAATGAAGGAATTGATACCGACTTACTTGACCTGAATGGCATTACCCTCACCAACTTAGGGGAAGATGGAACCTTGGGAACGGAAGATGATGCGGTTGTTCCCTTAACTGACCTGCGGACTCGCAACTTGGATCGGACTGTGGTTGTAACGCCTAATGAGGAGGAGTTTACGCCAAATGACTATCAACTGAGCATTGATGCAAATATCATCAGCGATCGCGCTGGCAATGCTTTAGCCTCACCGTTTAGTTTCAACTTTACCAAACGTCCCCTGCAAATTGATTTATCCCTTACTGAAACGGTTGCAGAAACCTTGTTTCCAGGGGAAAATGAAATCTTTACCTTTGAGGGAACCTCTGGTCAACGCCTGTACTACGATGGCTTAACCACTGTTGATGGCATCCGAAGCACCTTATTCAGTCCGACAGGGGCAGAATTATTTGATATTAATACTGAGCGCGATCGCGATCCTTTCTCCCTAATTGAGTCTGGAACTTATCGCCTGATTGTAGATGGCGGGTTTGACAACGCCAATGGAGATTTTAGCTTCCAACTCTCTTCCTTGGATGCAATCCCCACCCTTGAACTTGATACAACAATCACAGGGGCTCTTAATCCCCTTGAGAGCCAAGTATTTCAGTTTTCGGGAATCGCAGGACAGCGTCTGTATTTGGATAACATCGAAACTGATGACCGTTCTGGTGGAAATTGGCGAGTTTATAATCAAGCCAATCAAGTAATTAACTCTGACTCCATTGGCGATGATTTTGAAATTACGTTACCCACTGACGGCAACTTTATCTTAGTCGTTGAGAGTTCCAGCAGTGACCCGCTTAACTACAGTTTCCAAGTTGTTAGCGCAGAAACCACAACCACAGAACTAACCCTAGGAGAAACTGTTACCGATAGCATTGCTGAACCGGGAGAAATCAACATCTACACCTTTGAAGGAACTCCGGGACAACAACTATACTTTGATGGTTTAGACCAAGAGTCTAATATCTATGCAGAATTGTTGAGTCCCAGTGGAAACCGCATCTTTGGTGAATGGACAAACCGCGATGAAACTCCTGTTACTCTCACTGAAAGCGGAACTTATCAACTGATGATTGACCCCAGTGGGGAAACTACAGGAGATTACAACTTCAATCTCTTTGATATTGGCGCAAGTACAGAATTAACCTTTGATACTGCGATTACTGGAACCATTGACCCTGGTTTAGAAAGCCAAGTCTTCCAGTTTGCAGGAACTGAAGGGCAACAGCTATACTTTGATAGCCTCGCCGATGTGTCCGGTGCGGATTGGTTACTTTACAACCCAGGAAATGATTATCTCTTCTGGCGTTCTCTCGGAAGTGATCAAGAAGTGACTCTTCCCAGTGATGGACTCTACAGCCTCATCCTTGATGGAACAAGCAGCGATAGTACCACGAACTATAATTTTCAAGTTACTACCCCAGAGACAACAACTACTGAGTTAACCCTTAATACACCCGTTGCGAATAGCATCAGTGAATCAGGAGAAACTGATATCTACACCTTTACCGGAACCGCAGGACAGCAACTCTACTTCGATGGTTTAGATGAAAGTTCTGATATTTATGTAGAGTTACTAACTCCCAGTGGAAATCGCCTCTTCTGGGAATGGACAGACCAAGATGGAAATCCTGTCACGCTGATTGAAAGCGGAACTTATCAACTGATGATTGACCCCAGTGGGGAAACTACAGGAGATTACAACTTCAATCTCTTTGATATTGGCGCAAGTACAGAATTAACCTTTGATACTGCAATTACGGGAACCATTGACCCTGGTTTAGAAAGCCAAGTTTTCCAGTTTACGGGAACCGAAGGACAACAGTTATACTTCGATAGCCTAGCGGATGTCTCAGGAGGACGCTGGCTGCTATACGACCCCGCTAATCAGAATCTGTTCAATGTCGGACTTAGCAGCGACCGAGAAGTTACTCTGCCCAGTGACGGCAACTATAGCCTGATTCTCGATGGCAGCACACCAAACGGGACGATTAACTACAACTTTGAAGTTACTACCCTCGAAACGGTCACAACTGCTTTAACTTTAGGAGAAGCCATTAGCAGTGAAATTTCCCAAGCGGGAGAAGCGGATATCTTCACCTTTACAGGAAGTACGGGACAACGGTTGTACTTTGACGGACTCAGTAGCGATAACAATCTGGATATTGAACTATTCAGTCCCAGTGGTGATCGCCTGTTGAATGTGGATACGGATCGCGATCGCGCTCCCTTTAGCTTGGTAGAGTCGGGAACTTATGAAGTCGTCATTAATCCCTCTGGGAACACCACAGGAAACTACAATTTCCGCTTAACAGACATTACAACTGCAACCGACTTAACCTTCGGAACTGCAGTCAGCGATACCCTTGATCCTGGCAAAGAAACCGATCTGTATAAGTTTACGGGAAGCGAAGGACAGCGCCTAGATTTTGATAATCTCGGTTCTGGATCAAGTGCCAACTGGCGGTTGTATGACCCTGCCAATCAGATCGTTTTCAGTCGTTCTCTCAATTCCGATCAGAATAATGTCCTTCTCCCAGGAGACGGAACTTATGTTTTGGAAATAGATGGAGAAGCCCCTGACAGCACAATTAATTATAATTTCCAAGTTAATGATGTTAGTGATGCTGCCGTAACCCCCAGTGGCTTCGGAACTGCACAAACGGGAACTCTTGAAGCGGGAAACACTCAAACCTTTACCTTTGACGCGCCAGCAGGATTACAAGTTTTCTTTGATGACTTAGGAACCCCTGACGATCTGCGCTTTGACTTGGATCATCCTGATGGCAGTCGGGTCTTTTCTTCGGAAAGCAGCGATCGCGAAACCTTTACCCTCACTCAATCCGGAACCTATACCCTAACTGTTCGGGGAGAAGACGAAACCAGCACAGGAGATTTTAACTTTCAATTTCTCAATCTGGCTGCTGACTCCACTGAACTCACTTTCAACACGCCAACCACTGAAACCTTAGCAGCAGCAACAACAAAAATATTCCGTTTTGATGGGACAGCTGGACAGCAATTAAACTTTGACAGTCGCAGTAATACAGATTTTGATGTGGATGTCAAACTTTGGAGTCCTAGCGATCAGCGTTTAGTTCGTGAAACCAGTGGAGACTTAGACACTGAACCCTTTACTCTCACAGAGACAGGAACTCATTTCTTGGTCATTGATCATCAGGAAGATGTCGCCAATGACTACAGTTTCACTCTCTTTGACATTGCAACCACAACCGCTTTAACCTTTGATACTCCTATTAATGGCACCCTTGATCCTGGACTGGAAAAACAAATCTTCCAGTTTACAGGAACGGAAGGACAACGCCTCTACTTCGATAGCTTGAACTCAGCAACAGGAGGACGCTGGTTCTTATATAATTCGGCTAATCAAGTCATCTTGAATGGGCGACTAGATTCTGATGGAGAAGTAACCTTACCTACTGATGGAGGCTATTACCTTGGTCTCGATGGAAGAACTGCTGATAGTACAGTTGACTATAACTTCCAAGTCGTTACTCCCGAAACAACCACAACAGAATTAACACTAGGAACACCCATTTCTAGCAGCATTGCCGACTCAGGAGAAATTGACCGCTACACTTTTACTGGTAGTGCTGGGCAACGGTTATACTTCGATGGCTTGGACAGCGATAGTAACCTCAATGCTGAACTGTTCACCCCCAGCAGCGATCGTCGCTTGAGTATAGACACCGACCGTGATGGAACTCCTTTTACCCTGATTGAAAATGGAACTTATGAACTGATTATCGATCCCAACGGAGCAACAACAGGAGACTATAATTTCAATCTCTTCGATTTGGGTGCTGCGACCGAACTTGAGTTTGATACCCCGATTACTGGGACACTTGACCCAGGAATCGAAAGTCAAGTCTTTCAGTTTACAGGAACGGAAGGACAACGCCTCTACTTCGATAGCCTCAACACAGCAACGGGAGGACGCTGGCGACTCTATGACCCTGCCAACCAGGAGATTCTAGATCGACGGCTCGATTCAGACCAAGAAGTCACTCTTCCCAGCGATGGCAACTATAGCCTAATTCTGGATGGGTCTAATAACGAGAGTACCGTTAACTATAACTTCGAGGTAGTAACCCCAGAAACAACCACAACAGAATTAACACTAGGAACCCCCATTTCTAGCAGCATTGCCGACTCAGGAGACATTGACCGCTACACCTTCACTGGTAGTGCTGGGCAACGGTTAGTCTTCGATGGCTTGGACAGCGATAGTAACCTCTTTGCGGAACTGTTCACCCCCAGCAGCGATCGTCCCTTGAGTCTAGATACCGACCGTGATGGAACTCCTTTTACCCTGATTGAAAATGGAACTTATGAACTGATTATCGATCCCAACGGAGCAACAACAGGAGACTATAATTTCAATCTCTTCGATTTGGGTGCTGCGACCGAACTTGAGTTTGATACCCCGATTACTGGGACACTTGACCCAGGAATCGAAAGTCAAGTCTTTCAGTTTACAGGAACGGAAGGACAACGCCTCTACTTCGATAGCCTCAACACAGCAACGGGAGGACGCTGGCGACTCTACGACCCTGCCAACCAGGAAATTCTAGATCGACGGCTCGATTCAGACCAAGAAGTCACTCTTCCCAGCGATGGCAACTATAGCCTAATTCTAGATGGGTCTAGTTCGGACACGACTGTTAACTATAATTTCCAAGTGGTAACGCCAGAAACAACTACAACGGAATTAACGCTGGGAACCCCCACTTCAGGCAGTATCACTAACTCCGGGGAAATTGACAAATTTACCTTTACTGGTGCTGCGGGACAAAAACTCTTCTTTGATGGCTTGGACAGCGATAGTAACCTCTTTGCGGAACTGTTTAGTCCCAGCGGCGATCGTCGATTCAGCGAGTTTACCGATCGCAATGAAAATCCCTTTAGCTTGCTTGAAAAGGGGACTTATGAGCTCATCATTGATCCTAATGGGGCAACAACAGGAGACTACAATTTCAATCTCTTTGATTTGGATGCTGCGACCGAACTTGAATTCGAGACCGAAATTAGTGGTACGCTTGATCCCGGCATGGAAAGCCAAGTCTTCCAGTTTACGGGAACAGAGGGACAAGAATTAACCTTTGATAGTCTCTCTTCTGGTTCTAACGGAACTTGGCAAGTTTATAGTCCTGCGAATGAAAGCATCTCCTTCTCTAATTCCCTAAATCGTGACTTTGATGTCGAGTTGCCAGGGGATGGAATCTATTTCCTTGTTTTAGAAGGCTTTGCAACCAGTGGAACGATTAACTACCAGTTTCAAGTTTCGTCAGATGAAGCAACCGAGAGTCTCCAAGCGTCGGTCTTCTCTAGTCCAAGCAGTAATTCCTTGATCGCTGCTACACCGCAGAATCTTGATGCTATCATCCCTGATCGCGATTCCATTACGAGTAATGGAATTAATACTTCAGACCTTAGTGAAGATGACTTCCTGTTTACCTAA